The following coding sequences lie in one Steroidobacter denitrificans genomic window:
- a CDS encoding helix-turn-helix domain-containing protein — MAHEITQPLPLEVLKSVESLGGRIRIARLRRRLNMDELAKACGIGRRTLYRIENGEPGVAIGFTLAVLWKLGLLDTVRAVADPDDDEHGKILEAARRPQRVRARAPDNDF, encoded by the coding sequence ATGGCTCATGAAATCACTCAGCCGCTTCCCTTGGAAGTTCTGAAATCCGTCGAGTCGCTGGGCGGGCGCATCCGCATTGCCCGGCTGCGCCGGCGCTTGAATATGGACGAGTTGGCCAAAGCCTGCGGCATCGGTCGTCGCACGCTGTACCGCATCGAGAACGGCGAGCCCGGTGTGGCGATTGGCTTCACGTTGGCGGTGTTGTGGAAACTCGGCTTGCTCGACACGGTTCGTGCGGTTGCCGACCCGGACGACGATGAGCACGGGAAGATCCTCGAAGCGGCCCGGCGGCCGCAGCGCGTGCGTGCGCGTGCGCCCGACAACGACTTTTGA
- a CDS encoding DUF2249 domain-containing protein: MTGPVHTTIDVRTIAPHERHSHIFSSFAALPAGGAIELVNDHDPQPLHRQFKSDFHGQFTWDYLEQGPATWRVRIAKEAGNCCGGCGG, encoded by the coding sequence ATGACAGGTCCGGTCCATACCACGATCGATGTTCGCACTATTGCGCCGCATGAGCGTCATTCACACATTTTCTCATCCTTCGCTGCCTTGCCGGCCGGCGGTGCGATCGAGTTGGTGAACGACCACGATCCGCAGCCTTTGCACCGCCAGTTCAAGTCTGATTTCCACGGGCAGTTCACCTGGGACTATCTCGAGCAGGGCCCTGCTACCTGGCGTGTTCGCATCGCCAAGGAGGCGGGTAACTGCTGCGGTGGCTGCGGTGGATGA
- a CDS encoding IS1634 family transposase produces the protein MHIDVVPNRKSRPAYLLRETFREGNTVRKRTIANLSSLTDEQIHALRAILKGEPLYPLQTLFNVVGSQAHGHVEAVRLAMTKLRLSSLLGTKPSRERDLVLAMLAARVLCPRTKLATTRWWHTTTLAQDFGVADASETELYAAMDWLLERQGAIQKKLAQRHLGPDSVVLYDLSSSYFEGTTCPLAKLGYSRDGKRGMLQVNYGLLTDRRGCPVAVSVYEGNTSDPQTLMPEIARLKQEFGVEQLVMVGDRGMISQKAIHTLTNEQGVRWITALKSTSIRTLVNQGHVQLDLFDERNLFELEHPDYPGERLVACRNPALAQLRAHKREELLCATEKQLEKIRASVAKGRLRGQDNIGVRVGRIVNQYKMAKHFALDIREDLFGFERKTDGIETEARLDGLYVIRTSVPAQIMDAAECVRQYKSLAQVERAFRTLKSVDLRIRPIHHRLAERVRAHILLCVLAYYIEWHMREAWRELLFADEDQAAKATRDPVAPAKRSEAAKRKALTGRLPDATPAHSFSTLLAELSTIVRNTCRAALPGESTSTFAAVTTANSKQQRALELLQKITV, from the coding sequence ATGCATATCGATGTTGTACCCAACCGTAAGTCCCGCCCCGCCTACCTGCTGCGCGAGACGTTCCGCGAGGGAAACACGGTCAGGAAGCGCACGATCGCGAACTTGTCCAGCCTCACCGATGAGCAGATCCATGCCTTGCGCGCGATTCTCAAGGGTGAGCCCCTGTACCCACTCCAGACGCTGTTCAACGTCGTGGGATCGCAGGCACACGGCCACGTCGAGGCGGTGCGCCTGGCCATGACCAAGCTGCGCCTGAGTTCACTGCTGGGCACGAAGCCCTCACGCGAACGCGATCTGGTGCTGGCCATGCTGGCCGCCCGGGTGCTCTGCCCGCGCACCAAGCTCGCCACCACCCGCTGGTGGCACACCACCACCCTCGCGCAGGACTTCGGCGTGGCGGATGCGAGCGAGACGGAACTCTACGCCGCCATGGACTGGCTGCTCGAGCGCCAGGGCGCGATCCAGAAAAAGCTGGCCCAGCGGCATCTGGGTCCCGACAGCGTAGTGCTCTACGACCTGTCGTCGAGCTATTTCGAGGGAACCACCTGCCCGCTGGCGAAACTCGGCTACAGCCGCGACGGTAAGCGGGGGATGCTGCAGGTCAACTACGGCTTGCTCACCGACCGCCGGGGCTGTCCGGTCGCTGTATCGGTCTACGAGGGCAACACCTCAGACCCGCAAACGCTGATGCCGGAAATCGCGCGGCTGAAGCAGGAGTTTGGGGTCGAGCAGCTGGTGATGGTGGGTGATCGCGGCATGATCTCCCAGAAAGCCATCCATACGTTGACGAATGAACAAGGCGTACGCTGGATCACCGCGCTCAAGAGCACCTCCATCCGCACGCTGGTGAACCAAGGACATGTGCAGTTGGATCTGTTCGACGAGCGCAATCTGTTCGAGCTTGAGCACCCCGATTATCCCGGTGAACGCCTGGTTGCCTGCCGTAACCCGGCGCTCGCGCAACTGCGCGCACACAAGCGCGAAGAGCTGTTGTGCGCCACCGAAAAGCAGCTCGAGAAGATCCGCGCGTCCGTGGCCAAGGGGCGCTTGCGAGGCCAAGATAACATCGGTGTGCGGGTTGGCCGCATAGTCAATCAATACAAGATGGCCAAGCACTTCGCACTCGATATCCGCGAGGATCTCTTCGGCTTCGAGCGCAAGACCGACGGTATCGAAACCGAAGCCCGCCTCGATGGGCTCTATGTCATCCGCACCAGCGTCCCGGCCCAGATCATGGACGCGGCCGAATGCGTGCGCCAATACAAATCGTTGGCTCAAGTAGAGCGCGCGTTCCGAACGCTGAAGAGCGTGGATCTGCGCATCCGGCCGATCCATCATCGGCTCGCCGAGCGAGTACGCGCACATATCCTGCTGTGCGTACTGGCCTACTACATCGAATGGCACATGCGCGAAGCCTGGCGCGAGCTGCTGTTTGCGGACGAAGACCAGGCCGCCAAAGCCACGCGCGATCCGGTGGCGCCGGCGAAGCGCTCTGAGGCCGCGAAACGCAAAGCCCTGACGGGTCGGCTTCCCGACGCAACGCCCGCCCACAGCTTCTCAACGCTCCTGGCGGAGTTGTCCACGATCGTGCGAAATACCTGCCGCGCCGCGCTGCCCGGCGAGTCGACATCCACGTTCGCCGCGGTGACCACCGCGAACTCGAAACAACAGCGCGCACTGGAGTTGTTGCAGAAGATCACCGTGTAG
- a CDS encoding nucleotidyl transferase AbiEii/AbiGii toxin family protein codes for MDSLTEVRNAFQERLLAAIYKARQPGELILKGGGAMKVRTESARFTKDIDLDHDPKRGLDSLVKSIRKAIEQSFVGGYKKIQVSEPKQTDAVARWKIRAAGPKGEEFQLTLEVSRRHEISMDDVESSLFQVRDKNFSARSYIDVYKSDKLVEMKLHALLDENRIAPRDIYDLDLLIGEGARPSEAGLAAIQDRYNDVADQLIKKMEAMPWEMFTSQTLPVVPDDLRSRITEREYGAMKDRILKEVMKWTAQP; via the coding sequence ATGGACTCTCTTACAGAAGTCAGAAATGCCTTTCAAGAACGCCTACTCGCGGCCATCTACAAGGCACGCCAGCCAGGCGAGTTGATCTTGAAGGGCGGCGGGGCTATGAAGGTTCGAACCGAAAGCGCCCGCTTTACGAAAGACATCGATTTGGACCACGACCCAAAGCGAGGTCTGGACAGCCTGGTGAAGTCGATCCGCAAAGCGATTGAGCAGTCCTTCGTCGGTGGCTACAAAAAAATCCAGGTCTCTGAGCCCAAGCAAACCGACGCGGTGGCGCGCTGGAAGATTCGCGCCGCAGGGCCAAAGGGCGAGGAGTTTCAGCTCACCCTTGAAGTGTCTCGTCGTCACGAAATTTCGATGGATGACGTCGAGTCGTCACTGTTCCAAGTGAGGGACAAGAATTTCTCTGCCCGCTCATACATTGACGTCTACAAGAGCGACAAACTCGTTGAGATGAAACTGCACGCGCTACTCGATGAAAACCGAATCGCTCCGCGCGATATCTATGATTTGGATTTACTCATCGGCGAAGGTGCGCGACCAAGCGAAGCTGGTCTTGCCGCTATCCAAGATAGATACAACGATGTTGCTGATCAGCTAATAAAGAAGATGGAAGCCATGCCTTGGGAGATGTTTACATCACAGACGCTACCCGTGGTTCCAGATGATCTGCGATCTCGCATTACCGAACGTGAGTATGGTGCGATGAAGGATCGCATTTTAAAGGAGGTGATGAAATGGACCGCGCAACCGTAA
- a CDS encoding arsenite methyltransferase, translating to MSDQKFCCNSATAIENGISSAADHDTHRQIVRQAYAEVAKADSAGEGCGVAASCCGVSDDSVINTLISTRLGYSQVDLDLAPAGADMGLGCGNPKAIAALKPGEVVVDLGAGGGFDCFLAAHEVGSGGHVIGVDMTPDMISKARANAAKGRFDNVEFRLGEIEHLPIADATADVIISNCVINLSPDKPRVFRDAFRVLKPGGRLAISDVVATVELPVEMRNDASLVAGCMGNASLIEDLEAMMRAAGFECIRIQPKDESKEFIKDWAPEHNITDYVVSATIEAIRPHNRSTSCRAS from the coding sequence ATGAGCGATCAGAAATTTTGCTGCAATTCCGCTACGGCGATCGAAAATGGAATCTCCTCCGCTGCTGATCATGATACGCACCGCCAGATCGTGCGGCAGGCCTACGCCGAAGTCGCCAAAGCCGACAGTGCCGGTGAGGGTTGCGGGGTGGCTGCCAGTTGCTGTGGCGTCAGTGACGACAGCGTAATCAACACCCTAATCTCCACTCGCCTCGGCTATAGCCAGGTAGATCTCGATTTGGCTCCTGCGGGTGCCGACATGGGCCTCGGCTGCGGCAACCCGAAGGCCATCGCGGCGCTCAAGCCAGGTGAGGTAGTGGTCGATCTGGGCGCTGGCGGCGGCTTTGATTGTTTCCTGGCAGCTCATGAGGTCGGTTCCGGCGGCCATGTCATTGGTGTGGATATGACACCGGATATGATCTCGAAGGCACGTGCCAACGCAGCAAAGGGGCGCTTCGATAACGTGGAATTCCGCCTTGGAGAAATCGAGCACTTGCCGATCGCCGACGCGACCGCCGACGTGATCATCTCCAATTGCGTGATCAATCTATCTCCCGATAAGCCCCGAGTATTCCGCGATGCCTTTCGTGTGCTCAAGCCGGGCGGACGACTGGCGATTTCCGATGTAGTTGCGACCGTCGAACTTCCTGTGGAAATGCGTAATGACGCGAGCCTCGTGGCCGGTTGTATGGGAAACGCATCCCTGATCGAGGATCTGGAAGCCATGATGCGCGCTGCCGGTTTTGAGTGCATCCGCATCCAACCGAAGGATGAATCCAAGGAATTCATTAAGGACTGGGCGCCTGAGCACAACATTACCGACTACGTCGTCTCCGCTACGATAGAGGCGATCAGACCACATAACCGCTCAACTTCATGCCGAGCTTCTTGA
- a CDS encoding class I SAM-dependent methyltransferase produces the protein MTDAETYDQWYETPRGRWIGQRELALLLGELQPGSGESLLDVGCGTGFFTRALASAIGGPVTGVDINPEWVAYARRQGAGKASYVIADARALPYEAASFDLVVSIAALCFIEEERAAVREMVRVAGRRVAIGLLNRRSLLWLWKGRRGGRGAYGGARWHTTREAADLFTGLPVRLLRVQTAIHLPGGGRLARILERLWPQWVHTGAFILVVADTVAATDAPPNNSMQRTALCAAADAER, from the coding sequence GTGACGGACGCAGAGACCTATGACCAGTGGTATGAGACGCCGCGGGGTCGGTGGATCGGGCAGCGCGAGTTGGCGCTGCTCCTTGGAGAGCTACAACCTGGTTCAGGGGAGTCGCTTCTCGACGTTGGCTGTGGCACGGGTTTCTTCACGCGTGCCCTCGCTTCCGCGATAGGAGGCCCGGTCACCGGCGTCGATATCAATCCAGAATGGGTGGCGTATGCGCGCCGCCAGGGTGCCGGCAAAGCGTCCTATGTGATCGCGGACGCGCGCGCCTTGCCGTATGAAGCCGCAAGCTTCGACCTTGTCGTGTCGATCGCGGCACTATGTTTCATCGAGGAGGAACGGGCTGCGGTTCGCGAGATGGTCCGCGTTGCGGGTCGGCGGGTCGCGATCGGCCTGCTGAATCGTCGCAGCCTCCTTTGGCTTTGGAAGGGGAGACGTGGTGGTCGCGGGGCGTATGGAGGTGCTCGCTGGCACACAACCCGCGAGGCGGCCGACCTGTTCACGGGTCTGCCCGTGCGCCTTCTTCGAGTTCAGACCGCCATACATCTCCCGGGAGGCGGGCGGCTCGCGCGAATCCTGGAGCGCTTGTGGCCGCAGTGGGTTCACACTGGCGCGTTTATTCTTGTGGTGGCGGATACGGTTGCAGCCACCGATGCGCCACCTAACAACAGCATGCAGCGGACGGCGCTGTGCGCCGCCGCTGATGCCGAGCGTTAG
- a CDS encoding TSCPD domain-containing protein — protein MSFTKIDKKIVKYRVERPEDKPAVKSAPAETARKDSNVVWMHEKLERPEVLVGSTYKIKTPVSDHAMYVTINDMILNEGTPHEQRRPFEIFINSKNLDHFQWIVALTRIISAVFRKGGDVTFLVEELKAVFDPRGGYWQSGGKFMPSIIAELGHVIEKHLQTIGLLKVPELDEHHRKLIEEKKAEFEARNKQQDAFAKSHFPEGAQLCGKCSTAAVVLMDGCMTCLNCGDSKCG, from the coding sequence ATGAGCTTCACCAAGATCGATAAGAAAATCGTCAAGTATCGGGTCGAAAGACCTGAGGATAAGCCGGCAGTAAAATCTGCTCCGGCCGAGACCGCCCGCAAGGATTCGAACGTGGTGTGGATGCACGAGAAGCTCGAGCGTCCGGAAGTACTGGTCGGATCGACCTACAAGATCAAGACACCGGTGTCGGATCACGCCATGTACGTGACGATCAACGACATGATCCTGAACGAGGGCACGCCTCACGAACAGCGCCGGCCATTCGAGATTTTCATCAATTCCAAGAATCTGGATCACTTTCAATGGATCGTGGCGCTGACACGCATCATTTCGGCGGTATTTCGCAAGGGCGGCGACGTCACCTTCCTGGTCGAGGAACTCAAGGCCGTGTTTGATCCGCGCGGCGGCTATTGGCAATCCGGCGGCAAGTTCATGCCTTCGATCATCGCCGAACTCGGTCATGTCATCGAAAAGCATCTGCAGACCATCGGTTTGCTGAAGGTGCCGGAACTGGATGAGCATCACCGGAAGCTCATCGAGGAAAAGAAGGCCGAGTTCGAAGCGCGCAACAAGCAGCAGGATGCCTTTGCCAAAAGCCACTTTCCCGAAGGCGCACAGCTTTGCGGAAAATGCAGCACCGCCGCCGTGGTGCTCATGGACGGCTGCATGACCTGTCTGAATTGTGGGGATTCGAAGTGCGGGTGA
- a CDS encoding type II toxin-antitoxin system HipA family toxin — protein sequence MAVQEEFCYVYVQLPGTFEWVPCASLKIREVGAGAFQGTFTYGKRYLERPNVIALDPYHLSLSAKPLYFTKLKGIPGALRDASPDAWGRRVIQARLARPEADITEMEYLLNGPDDGAGNLRFGLSVAPPGPARPFNRTHQLQELTKAAEQLEETGKLPHEILERLEPGTSMGGARPKVTVEDQQHIYLAKLPEKRDRHNMQRIEYATLELARAAGLRVCGARLETVGKAEALLLLRFDREWNSNAQAYARHGLVSGLTVLDAEDGYTGRERWSYRLLADELRRWSIKPDEDRRELFMRMVFNAMVTNNDDHPRNHALLRTFSGWRLSPAYDIVPVPLVSKERRDLALEAGRFGRVASLYNLLSDCGAFGLSTQDAQALIDNMLSVVKGWREFFVRHNVEARSIDMLEQAILPDCFYRTEPVEAL from the coding sequence ATGGCTGTCCAAGAAGAATTCTGCTACGTCTATGTCCAACTGCCCGGCACCTTCGAGTGGGTGCCGTGCGCCTCTTTGAAAATCCGTGAAGTGGGCGCCGGCGCGTTCCAGGGCACCTTCACCTACGGCAAGCGCTATCTCGAACGGCCGAACGTCATTGCGCTGGACCCCTACCACCTGTCTCTTTCGGCGAAGCCGCTGTATTTCACGAAGCTCAAGGGCATTCCGGGTGCCCTGCGCGATGCCAGTCCAGACGCCTGGGGCCGTCGCGTCATCCAGGCCCGTCTGGCGCGGCCCGAGGCTGACATCACTGAGATGGAGTACCTACTCAACGGACCCGACGATGGCGCCGGGAACCTGCGTTTCGGTCTTTCCGTAGCGCCCCCAGGTCCTGCACGACCATTTAACCGTACACACCAACTGCAAGAACTCACCAAAGCCGCTGAACAACTGGAAGAGACCGGCAAGCTGCCTCACGAGATTCTGGAGCGCTTGGAGCCTGGCACCAGCATGGGCGGCGCGCGTCCGAAGGTCACTGTGGAGGACCAGCAGCACATCTACCTGGCCAAGCTGCCTGAGAAGCGGGACCGGCACAATATGCAGCGCATCGAGTACGCCACTCTTGAGCTTGCTCGCGCGGCAGGCCTCCGTGTGTGTGGCGCCCGTCTGGAAACCGTCGGCAAGGCCGAGGCCTTGTTGCTGTTGCGCTTTGACCGCGAGTGGAATTCAAACGCCCAAGCCTACGCACGCCACGGGCTGGTCTCAGGCCTCACGGTTCTGGACGCTGAAGACGGTTATACTGGCCGCGAGCGATGGTCTTATCGTCTGCTGGCCGACGAGCTGCGCCGGTGGTCCATCAAGCCCGACGAGGATCGGCGCGAGTTGTTCATGCGCATGGTCTTCAACGCGATGGTGACCAATAACGACGATCACCCGCGCAACCACGCCTTGTTGCGCACGTTTTCCGGCTGGCGGCTCTCACCAGCCTATGACATCGTGCCGGTGCCACTTGTGTCAAAGGAGCGCCGCGACCTGGCGCTGGAGGCCGGACGATTCGGCCGGGTCGCCAGCCTCTACAACTTACTGTCGGACTGCGGCGCCTTCGGGCTGTCCACCCAAGATGCCCAGGCGCTCATCGACAACATGCTCAGCGTCGTCAAGGGCTGGCGCGAGTTCTTCGTCAGACACAACGTGGAAGCCCGTTCCATCGACATGTTGGAGCAGGCCATCCTGCCGGACTGCTTCTATCGTACCGAGCCTGTCGAGGCGCTCTGA
- a CDS encoding NnrS family protein translates to MSENTIALWHLGFRPFYLLAAIFSAMSVGLWALQLAGLLPNAYLEGSLWHAHEMLFGFTLAVITGFLFTSVRNWSGRPTPTGATLAAIAALWVAGRVLVLTPWGVAAAVANVAFPLVVAWGIGVPLWQARNRRNYFFVGLLVLMSAGIACIHFAWLGIVAVPPWVGVQLGLDVILFIIAVMAGRVVPMFTNNSAPGARARRSLYVERMALGGILALLIADLFGLGGIPFAGLAAAVAIIHIVRLALWNTRVTLRVPLLWVLHLAYAWIPVHLLLRATGEIIGIVRPLAVHALTIGAIGGLTIGMMVRTARGHTGRLLLADHFEITCFVLIAAAAVIRVVGPLILPQHYLASVYIAATLWSGGFLLYAVRYWPILIRRRIDGAAG, encoded by the coding sequence ATGAGTGAGAACACCATCGCGCTCTGGCATCTAGGCTTTCGCCCTTTTTATCTGCTGGCCGCGATATTCTCTGCAATGTCAGTGGGCTTGTGGGCGCTGCAGCTCGCCGGCCTACTGCCAAACGCCTATCTCGAAGGGTCGCTATGGCATGCGCACGAGATGCTGTTCGGCTTCACGCTGGCGGTCATTACGGGCTTCCTGTTCACCTCGGTACGTAACTGGAGCGGTCGGCCAACGCCGACCGGAGCCACGCTCGCTGCTATCGCAGCCCTCTGGGTTGCAGGGCGCGTGCTGGTGCTGACTCCTTGGGGCGTCGCGGCTGCGGTTGCGAACGTGGCATTCCCGCTGGTGGTCGCCTGGGGGATCGGTGTGCCGCTGTGGCAGGCTCGTAACCGGCGGAACTATTTCTTCGTTGGCCTGCTGGTGCTGATGTCTGCAGGCATCGCCTGCATTCATTTTGCCTGGCTCGGCATCGTTGCAGTGCCGCCCTGGGTCGGTGTGCAACTCGGACTCGATGTGATTCTGTTCATCATCGCCGTGATGGCCGGTCGCGTTGTGCCCATGTTTACCAACAACAGCGCGCCGGGGGCACGTGCGCGACGCTCCCTCTATGTCGAGCGTATGGCGCTGGGTGGCATACTCGCCCTACTGATTGCCGATCTGTTCGGACTTGGCGGTATACCGTTTGCTGGGCTTGCAGCCGCAGTCGCGATCATACACATTGTACGTCTTGCTCTGTGGAACACGCGGGTCACTTTACGCGTACCATTGCTGTGGGTGCTGCATCTCGCCTACGCATGGATTCCCGTGCACCTGCTGCTGCGCGCAACCGGCGAGATCATCGGGATAGTGCGCCCGCTGGCGGTACATGCGCTCACTATCGGGGCGATCGGTGGGCTCACCATCGGCATGATGGTGCGTACCGCTCGCGGCCATACGGGGCGGCTGCTGCTCGCCGATCACTTCGAAATCACTTGTTTCGTGCTGATAGCCGCTGCCGCGGTGATACGTGTGGTTGGTCCGCTGATCCTGCCGCAGCATTATCTGGCGAGCGTGTATATCGCAGCGACGCTATGGTCTGGCGGATTCCTGCTTTATGCAGTGCGCTACTGGCCGATCCTGATTCGTAGGCGGATAGACGGCGCAGCCGGCTGA
- a CDS encoding ATP-binding protein has product MPSRSRSASSATIKSFVAQALGQHACRAGFTVQYLRLPMLLNLFVQARAEGTYDRLLKRLAKLSVIVLDDFGLGSLSDREKQDLLEALEERYGAGAIIVTAQLPISDWHEYLGGGRVADAILDRLVHHAHRIELRSPESMRRTYPAGHHDEQSVE; this is encoded by the coding sequence TTGCCAAGTCGCTCAAGGAGCGCCTCGAGCGCCACGATCAAGAGCTTCGTCGCCCAGGCCCTCGGCCAGCATGCCTGTCGCGCGGGCTTCACCGTCCAGTATCTGCGCCTGCCGATGCTCCTGAACCTCTTCGTCCAGGCCCGTGCCGAGGGCACCTACGATCGACTGCTCAAGCGCCTCGCCAAGCTCTCCGTGATCGTCCTCGATGACTTCGGTCTCGGCAGCCTTTCCGACCGGGAAAAGCAAGACCTGCTCGAAGCTCTTGAGGAACGCTACGGCGCCGGGGCAATCATCGTGACGGCCCAGCTCCCCATCAGCGACTGGCATGAGTATCTCGGCGGCGGGCGCGTTGCCGACGCCATCCTCGACCGCCTCGTGCATCACGCCCATCGCATCGAGCTGCGCTCACCGGAATCGATGCGCAGAACCTACCCGGCTGGCCACCATGACGAACAGTCGGTAGAGTAG
- a CDS encoding acyl-CoA dehydrogenase family protein, with translation MPRVIFQDEHETFRDSVRRFFKAEIEPQVPRWRSQGYVDAQAFRRLGEQGYLLMWAPEAYGGSGNADLRYEQIVQEENARHGDSGFYFNLHSMIVAPYIAMLGTEEQQQRYLPPAVRGDLILAIAMTEPAAGSDLAGMKAHAEDCGDHWLLNGSKTYISNGIQAGAVIVAARTIPESRTGMGLFIVDADAPGFRRSRRLEKLGLDAQDTAELFFDNVKVSKSNVLGDPTQGFRNMVRFLATERLMVAISSVAHAQVAFDLTLDFVKERRAFGRPIGALQNTRFQLADMRARLDSTQTFVDQCVLLANAGRLSAEVASEAKLLGSELENEVIDACLQLHGGMGYMEEHRISRMYRDARVTRIFAGSSEIMKEIISRGLGLDDRKLV, from the coding sequence ATGCCGCGCGTCATCTTTCAGGATGAACACGAAACATTTCGCGACTCGGTCCGGCGCTTCTTCAAAGCCGAGATTGAACCGCAAGTGCCGCGTTGGCGCTCGCAGGGCTACGTCGATGCACAGGCGTTCAGGCGGCTCGGCGAGCAGGGCTATCTGTTGATGTGGGCGCCGGAGGCTTACGGCGGCTCGGGCAACGCCGATCTACGCTACGAGCAGATCGTGCAGGAAGAAAACGCCCGTCATGGCGACAGCGGATTCTATTTCAATCTGCATTCGATGATCGTTGCGCCTTATATCGCAATGCTGGGTACCGAAGAACAGCAGCAGCGCTATTTGCCGCCAGCCGTTCGCGGCGACTTGATTCTCGCCATCGCAATGACCGAGCCGGCGGCGGGCAGCGACCTCGCGGGGATGAAAGCACACGCCGAGGATTGTGGCGATCACTGGCTATTGAACGGCTCGAAGACCTATATCTCCAATGGCATACAAGCCGGCGCGGTAATCGTCGCTGCGCGTACCATACCGGAGTCGCGCACCGGTATGGGTTTGTTCATCGTGGATGCAGACGCGCCGGGGTTTCGACGCAGCCGCAGGCTTGAAAAGCTCGGGCTGGACGCGCAGGACACCGCGGAGTTGTTCTTCGACAATGTCAAAGTATCGAAGAGCAATGTGCTCGGTGATCCAACGCAGGGCTTTCGCAACATGGTTCGCTTCCTGGCAACCGAGCGGTTGATGGTTGCGATCAGCTCCGTAGCCCACGCGCAAGTCGCTTTCGACCTCACGCTCGATTTCGTCAAGGAGCGACGCGCCTTCGGCAGACCTATCGGTGCCCTGCAGAATACGCGCTTTCAGCTGGCGGATATGCGTGCGCGGCTCGACTCGACGCAGACTTTTGTCGATCAATGCGTTTTGCTGGCGAATGCCGGCCGACTGTCGGCAGAAGTGGCGAGCGAAGCAAAGCTGCTCGGCTCGGAGCTGGAGAATGAAGTGATCGACGCCTGTCTGCAGTTGCACGGCGGCATGGGCTATATGGAAGAACATCGCATCTCGCGCATGTACCGTGATGCGCGCGTCACCCGGATCTTCGCCGGCAGTAGTGAGATCATGAAAGAAATCATCAGTCGCGGACTAGGCCTGGATGACCGAAAACTCGTCTGA